GATACCTCAGCTCcttcaacctctttttcttcaatctctttaaaaatgcttttcctaGTATTAGTAAAGTTCTGAAACTGAAATATCCGAGCATAATCTTGAGGAAGGTTTTCCTTAGGATCCCATGGAGATGTCCGGAAGCTCTTAAGCCCTCTGTATTTCTGAAATCTAGGATAttgaagattttaaagaaattaagtcaGATTTATATGGTGCTATATAGACTCGTCACTGCTAAAATGGCTAAGGAGCTAGCTGAAAAGAACTCCAATCACTCTCTCTCCAAACAACCCAACAGCTTCAACCAAAACAGCTTGTAACGAGTTCAACCACACTCCAAAACAGCTTGTAACGAGTTCTATCAGAACCAAACCCAAGCTTCCCATTGACAAAAGACAAAGTATTTACAGTGGCTCCCTGTTACCTGTCAGGGAGCTTTTTAACCTGACAAAAAAGATGCTTGGTAATGGCCTGATATAGTTCAGgtgtgtgtccctgcccaaatctcatactgaaatacaatccccagtgttggaggtggagcctggtgggaggtgactgcatTAGGGGGGAGAttttctcatgaatggattagcaccatcccccttggtgagtgagttctcatgagatctggttgtttaaaagtgtgtagtacttCCTGCCTTGCTCTCTGGTTCCTGCGCTGGCCGTGTGACATGACTTGttccccctctgccttctgccatgattgtttaAGGCcactccagaagctgagcagatgccagcaccatgcttcctgtacagcctgcaggaccatgacccaattaaacctcttttctttataaattgcagTCTctggtacttctttatagcaatgcaagaaagaCCTAATACATAGCCTTACCTCCCTAATATCCAAAGTTAATTCACTGGCTTTAGTCACTCATCCCCAGAACAGATATAATCATCTACATCTTCACTCTTCTACTTCCGCTATTCTACCCAAACCCCCTAAAATCTCCAAACATTATATAAGTCAATTGAGTATTGGCTCCTTTGGGAAGAAGTATTTGCTAATTAACCTTAGTATTTCTCCTTCATCAAAGTCCTGTAACGTTAGTCTATACCACAGTCTAGAACTTGATTATATATGACCATTTCCTGTATGTATGTCTTGGCTTCCCATATTAAACGTTAGCTCTTCAGGAGCaggaaaaatgtgtttctcttcttttgcatCACAGTGACACAGCTCTGAGCCAAGTTTTTTTTTGGGGTGGAGtctcttgctctatcaccaggctggagtgcagtggcggatctcagctcactgcaagctcgccctcccgggttcacgccattctcctgcctccagcctcccggtggctgggactgcagagccgcccgcccgcccggctagttttttctgtatttttttttttttttagtagaggcgaggggtttcacgtgttagccaggatggtctcgatctcctgacctcgtgatccagcccgtctcggcctccccaaagtgctgggattacaggcttgagccacccttgacctttttttttttttttgagccgggtcgctgtgtcacccaggctggagtgcggtagtgcgatctcggctcactgcaagctccgcctcccaggttccggagcgttctcctgcctcagcctccgagtagctgggactacaggcgccgccaccacgcccggctagtttttgtattttagtagaggcggggtttcaccatgttagccaggggatggtctcgatctcctgacctcgtgatccatgcgcctcggcctcccaaagtgctgctgggattataggcgaggcCACCCGGCCCAGCCCGAGCCAAAGTTTTTAAAACCTATTGATTTGCCAGGcggcggtggctcagcctgtaatcccagcactggaagGCAGCGGCTATCTAAGATCAGGAGATGAACCTGATGACCCGTTTCTACTAAAGCCAAAACCAACGGTAGCCAGCCTaacaatcccaactactcggaaacGGGCAGGCGTCGCGTCTTCCGGGAGGCTTACCAGTGAGCAGCACCACTACCTCAACACCTGACGGCGAGGTCTCAAAAAACTATTGATTTAACTTAGATTTGTTATTAGACTTGTTGACTAACCGAATTCTAGCAGCCACATCACGGGGGGTGTCCACTTCATCTGGAAACATCTCTTCCAGTCtttcttgtttatatttctccaacatttttgcctcagcttcttcatccaCTTTCTCATCATACAGATCATCATGCACAGACTCCCCAACAGTCATAGTTTCatattcctcctcttcttcttcactACTCTCATCCTTTAGAATAAAGGATTACAGTTATTTCAGAAGAAATCCACACCTGTCTCTACCCCAAAGGCCAATGAGCTAAGAGTAAAATAATTGTACTAGATCCCTATTCCCAACCAACATAAATTCTAATACAGtctaaagtataaaaacaaaaacctcattcCTGGCACCTACAGTCATTCCTAAGAAACTAACCATacacggctgggcgcagtggctcacgcctataatcccagcactgtgggaggacgagacgggtggatcacgaggtcaggagatcgagaccatcctgactaacacggtgaaaccccgtctctactaaaaatacaaaaaaattagccaggcgtggtggccggcacctgagcccagattgtgccactgcactccagcctgggcgacagagtgagactccatctcaaaaacaaacaaacaaacaaaaaaaaaactaaccataCACACCCCTCAAGATCACAATTGCATTTTGCCTTACATTTGGAGCTAGATGCAGAATTGGCCTAAGGCCTCATTTCCTTACCTGAGATTCCTCCTCCATAAAATCCTCATGTTCCATATCATCATATTCATATTCATCTCCTTCCCCACCACTTTGGCTGCCACCATCCAAAATCCATTCAGCCTGGTAACTGGATGTTCCTTTGGGGACCTTCTTTACCACCTTTGAACTTTCCTTCAAGAAATCTGTAAAAGCCCAAACAAATTAAGTAAATTATAGACTTCCTTTCCCTATCCCTCTGGTTATTCTCACCTAAGCAAGGCACCAGATACTGCTGCCAACATGGGAAATTCTGGCAGACACTGTAAATAGAACTGACTACTTCCAAATTTAATTCAGCTGCCTCACAACTAGCAATACTTACACAGCTAAATAATCCCTGCAATGAATGCAAAGTTGTTTATCTGTTCACGATGAAACATTAACACAAATAATTTTGTGAAATGGAACAAAGCTGTGTGTAATGTTTGTTTATTGAAAacatacaggccgggcgcggtggctcaagcctgtaatcccagcactttgggaggcagtgaggtggatcgaggtcaggagatcagactatcctggctaacatgggtgaaacccgtctctactgaaaatacaaaaaccttggtggtggcgaggcctgtagtctcagctacttgggaggctgaggcccggggagaatggcgtgaaccgggaggcagagcttgcagtgagcgggatccaggccactgcactccagcagggcacagcgagactccgtctcaaaaaaaaaaaaaaaaaagaaaacatacagcaTTTGAGGGGTGAGgagagactttcttttttttttgaacgagtctcgtaggctggagtgcaggccttGATCGGCTCACTGCTCCTCAGGTTCGCCATTCCTGGCTCGGACCCTGGCCTCCTCCACTAATTCCCCCCAGGCCACGAAACCAGAGGCAGGGACTCACCATATTGCTTCAGAATATTCGTCTCCCTGACATAATCCAGCCTCCGTCTGGGCTCAAGCTTGAGCTTTCCCAGCCATAGCGACTTCATATCCCCATCCCACTCCTGTCTATAGGGGCCCTCACTTGGAACAGCTAGAGAAAATCCACAATTCCAGGTCAGATGAATTACAAACAAGTTTACCAATACCAACCCTTTGCCTCACTCAGCTCCTCCTCAGTGGGCCAGGTTTGCTCTCCCTCCATTGGATCTGGGATAACCTCTGCTTGCAAGGATTCCTGTCTATCAGGGTCTGCCCTCATTAGGACCTTAAGGCCTTCTTCCATATCATCTACAGTATCCGTAGCACAAATCTGAAAACCAAAAGCAGGTGATAGCCAACCATGAACCAAAAATCTCCTAAATCTAACATAGTAACCAGAAAGACCCAGAAATATCAGTCCTCATGTAGAAGATGAATGCAACAGAATGCTAAAACTTGTCAAAACTTTTCAAATGGCCATTTTCTAATTTCCAGGGTATTATAAGTCTCTGCTTGGCTCTTGAGGTCTTTCTTAATCTGCTCCCACTCCTACCCATTTATTACATACCTCACTGCCATCAAGCTGATTTTTTCAAGGTTCGAATAAACCTTTTGATCCACCACTGTGCCTAGGTTCATTCTGTCTCTATCTTCTAGAATATTCCTTTATCCTTCTTCAACTCATAAATCACATTCATCCTTCTCAACACCTTGCTCAAGTCTGATCTCTTCTGTGAAGCTTGCTAGTCTACTTTCTCAACTTCCACTGCTGGTCCACACCTTAACCATATGCTATCTCAATCTTTATTTCACAGACGCCATTTTGTTCCAGCCCAATTAAGTCCCTTGAGGAAAGCAACCACGTCTTGAGTGTGTTCTATAAACTCAGAGCCAGTCGCAGTGCAGAGTACCCAGAAAGTGCTggataaatgtgatttatcaacATATTTATAACTGACTATTGCCTTACTTCAGACTAGCAGTCTCCTCATTCACCTAAGTGAACAGACTACCTTCTCCGAATTTAAGTTTCCTTCCTGTGCCAACTTTCACATGAACATGAATTAAGAATATCAGTCTTACCTCCATTACCATGTCTGGGTCCTTTTGGGGCTTAATTCTTCTAGGATTTAAAGGGAAAGGGTCTCCAGGGGCATCTATCTGTTTCATCTGGAAATCGCCATGTCCAACGATATGCAGCAACCTATTGACATTCACAGTCTGCCCTCGAACATAGCCTGAAATTTTCAAGGTGCCCACCAAGTTATTCTCTTCACTAGGAACAAAATCAACAGCATGGGCAAACAGGTAGGCCCGCCGATCTCGAAACGCAAGATGCTGTTGCTTCTGGTTAGCCAACTGCCTAAGCAGCATCCCTGCCTCCTGTTGAGTGTCTAACAAGAGGAATTTGTCATGCGGAAAGCGCTTCTCCACTGCTTTACTTAGCTTCTTCCTGGCATCTATTTGTTTCTTCAGTGGGAGGCCAGAAATCCCCTGGACAGCTAGTGCtgtaagcaaaagagaaaacgCTTCATGACCTATTGCTTCATTACATAAAAATCCCTCCGCAGTTCACAAACAACCTAATAGCTCAGTTGCAAGCCCAGAGATCACTGGGAAACCCAACACTTAACTACCCTGAAGGAATTTCACAGTGAAATCAAACTTCATATCCTTGTTTCTCTGGGCAAAGGAGAGCCAAAAACAAAGAGACACACTGAGTGATAATCTGTAAACAATGGATCAAGTTTAATCCATATGTATACATCCCACCATCAGTTGAATATGATCCATCAGTTGTACTCCTACATCAAATGCCAGGCATAGTGCCTGACAAATTATAGGTGCACAATAAATGCTAACTCACTTACTATAGGTGGGAAGGCCCTGAGCAAAGAGGCAGGAAAGACAGTAATCGCCGGTGCTGTCCCAGCCTTCTAGTGGATCAAGAAGGAACAGGATGGTATCAGCTACTTTAGCCATGTCTAACACAGTGTGCAGATCCCCTGGAGACAGAAGACACAGTAAGAAGAGGTGGCTGGCACCAGCAtattatgctaaaaaaaaaaaaaaaaaaaaataccactactcaaacataatagaaaatattggTGTATACTCTAACCTGGCCTTGCTGACGTGAAAAACCACCGATGTTTCAAGCGGGGGCACAGCAGCATAAAGCTCTGGGTGTTTCCCAATTCATTCAAGTGTACTGTTCCAGTGTCCCTATCCTGAAGCAGCTGCATGGCCTCTGGCAGGGAAATTCTGCTGTGCAGGGGCACCACCAGTACCTGATGAGGAGGGCCATCCTTGCCACCCAGCTGTCTCTTCTCTGCCAAAACCtgaaaatagaaagatatccGAGAACATCTCAGCGTCTCAGTGCTTCACGCCAGCATTGAATCTCCACTCCCACAGACGCCCCCTCTACCCACAACCAGCATCTCTCTGGTAGAAGACCACAGGTATGCCGGCGGGGTGGCAGGAATTCTGACGAAAGCAAAAAATGCTAGACCTGCAGGCTAGACACGTGCTCTAGGGCTATGCTCTATCCCTGGACCCCCCACCCGGTCTCATCTTCCAGTTCCAGGCAATAGCCACCTAGAACAGCAGAGAAGCTGCACTCTCCCAAATCCCGCTCCTCTCACCGCCTCCTTCTTCTGCTTTCGGAGCTGGCTGGCGCGATGCCTCTGGTCGACTCTGCTGAGTTCTTTTCTCACCTTCTTGCTTAGGGTTTTCAGTGCTAGACGGCCTGAAGGGCATATTAGAAGGGGCTGGTGTGATCGACCCCATAACAAGGTCAAGAAAAGGGACTCCTCTCCGCCCATCTTAGAAAGGGCCTTTCGCGTGGGGCCCAGACGGGAGACAGAAAGCTCAGTCTGGGCATGGGGAAAAAGAGTTAATAATGGCCAAATAGCCCTTATTCCTTCTACGCTATCTTCTTACCCTTGCCGTCCCGCTGTGCAGATCCCCGACCCCGATGCCGCCCGCCTTTATGAGCTTTATTCTGCTGCTTGAGCGGACCGGGGCGGTGAGCCGCCATGCCGCAGCGCGCGTGTACAGTCAACACTGCTTCCGGGCCAGGACGAACGCTTCCTGTCCCCTCCAAGGGGGCGGGCTCTCAGTGGGGCGGGACTCCCTGCGCCCTCTCGCGACGGTCTTTTCCAGCCGCCCCAGAGAGCGCCGCGTTAGTCGCTCCGCCAAGCCACGATGGGAAGTTTTCCCTCGCTGCAGTGTGTGGTTTGGAGGCTTGAAGGCGCCCGATATAGACTCTCGAGGCTTGGGCTATTGGTCCAGCAGGGCTGTTTGTGCCCCTTGCATTGTCATTTTTTTTGCGCCATAAAGCTGCATCACATAGAAACATGTTGACTGGAAGGCTCCATTCGTGCCGAAAAGGCCTAAGCCCTTCCTGTCACCTAGATTCGGGCATGTTGCTCTTCCATTTGCAATGGCATGTTCTTTATCACTCTGAGCAACCTTTCTTCTCCCTCGATTCCCTAGCGAGGCTTGGGAATCGCGTGGAAGACACTTCTCTCACCTCGCCTGGTTCCGTAGCAGCTCACGCCCGTCCTTGTTACTCCAACCCGCGCCCCGCCTCCCACGGAGCGGCCGGGAAGGACCCTGTGGGACGTGGCGACCCTCCGGCCCTCGGGCTCCGGCGGCTCCGCTCCCACTAATCTTCCCAGAAACTTGGCGACGGCACGGAGACGGCCGGACGGGGATTCAGAGGGGTCACGGGGCCAGGCTGCACCAGCTTCGCCGTGGCCAGGCTCGGACCGCAGGGGATCCCGTGCCCGAGCCCCGGCCCTTTCCGTCCCGTCgggagagggagcagggagaAGTCAGGGGACATTGAGCGGGACCGAGCCTCGCTCTCAGCCGCCGGGCCGCGGGCCCCAGGGCCGGCGCTCACAATGCGGCTTCGCGCCCTCCAGCGGGAGCGGGTGCGTTTCCATGACAGCGACCCCCGTGGCGCGCGCCCGGGTCTGCCGCCCCTAGGCGCGCACGGCCTCTCCCCGCCCCGATCCCCCGTCGCTGTGCGCAACCCCCCTCCGGCTGTGGGAAGGGGCCGGGCCTGCCGTCTGACGTCTGTGCGGGGCTCG
The Papio anubis isolate 15944 chromosome 17, Panubis1.0, whole genome shotgun sequence genome window above contains:
- the TSR1 gene encoding pre-rRNA-processing protein TSR1 homolog isoform X2: MAAHRPGPLKQQNKAHKGGRHRGRGSAQRDGKGRLALKTLSKKVRKELSRVDQRHRASQLRKQKKEAVLAEKRQLGGKDGPPHQVLVVPLHSRISLPEAMQLLQDRDTGTVHLNELGNTQSFMLLCPRLKHRWFFTSARPGDLHTVLDMAKVADTILFLLDPLEGWDSTGDYCLSCLFAQGLPTYTLAVQGISGLPLKKQIDARKKLSKAVEKRFPHDKFLLLDTQQEAGMLLRQLANQKQQHLAFRDRRAYLFAHAVDFVPSEENNLVGTLKISGYVRGQTVNVNRLLHIVGHGDFQMKQIDAPGDPFPLNPRRIKPQKDPDMVMEICATDTVDDMEEGLKVLMRADPDRQESLQAEVIPDPMEGEQTWPTEEELSEAKDFLKESSKVVKKVPKGTSSYQAEWILDGGSQSGGEGDEYEYDDMEHEDFMEEESQDESSEEEEEEYETMTVGESVHDDLYDEKVDEEAEAKMLEKYKQERLEEMFPDEVDTPRDVAARIRFQKYRGLKSFRTSPWDPKENLPQDYARIFQFQNFTNTRKSIFKEIEEKEVEGAEMSVLNMVVRRDPGNTEPVKAKEELIFHCGFRRFRASPLFSQHTAADKHKLQRFLTADMALVVTVYAPITFPPASVLLFKQKSNGMHSLIATGHLMSVDPDRMVIKRVVLSGHPFKIFTKMAVVRYMFFNREDVLWFKPVELRTKWGRRGHIKEPLGTHGHMKCSFDGKLKSQDTVLMNLYKRVFPKWTYDPYVPEPVPWVKSESSSIVPQEGME
- the TSR1 gene encoding pre-rRNA-processing protein TSR1 homolog isoform X1 — translated: MAAHRPGPLKQQNKAHKGGRHRGRGSAQRDGKGRLALKTLSKKVRKELSRVDQRHRASQLRKQKKEAVLAEKRQLGGKDGPPHQVLVVPLHSRISLPEAMQLLQDRDTGTVHLNELGNTQSFMLLCPRLKHRWFFTSARPGDLHTVLDMAKVADTILFLLDPLEGWDSTGDYCLSCLFAQGLPTYTLAVQGISGLPLKKQIDARKKLSKAVEKRFPHDKFLLLDTQQEAGMLLRQLANQKQQHLAFRDRRAYLFAHAVDFVPSEENNLVGTLKISGYVRGQTVNVNRLLHIVGHGDFQMKQIDAPGDPFPLNPRRIKPQKDPDMVMEICATDTVDDMEEGLKVLMRADPDRQESLQAEVIPDPMEGEQTWPTEEELSEAKDFLKESSKVVKKVPKGTSSYQAEWILDGGSQSGGEGDEYEYDDMEHEDFMEEESQDESSEEEEEEYETMTVGESVHDDLYDEKVDEEAEAKMLEKYKQERLEEMFPDEVDTPRDVAARIRFQKYRGLKSFRTSPWDPKENLPQDYARIFQFQNFTNTRKSIFKEIEEKEVEGAEVGWYVTLHVSEVPVSVVECFRQGAPLIAFSLLPHEQKMSVLNMVVRRDPGNTEPVKAKEELIFHCGFRRFRASPLFSQHTAADKHKLQRFLTADMALVVTVYAPITFPPASVLLFKQKSNGMHSLIATGHLMSVDPDRMVIKRVVLSGHPFKIFTKMAVVRYMFFNREDVLWFKPVELRTKWGRRGHIKEPLGTHGHMKCSFDGKLKSQDTVLMNLYKRVFPKWTYDPYVPEPVPWVKSESSSIVPQEGME